The following proteins are co-located in the Doryrhamphus excisus isolate RoL2022-K1 chromosome 15, RoL_Dexc_1.0, whole genome shotgun sequence genome:
- the zmp:0000000896 gene encoding caspase recruitment domain-containing protein 10 isoform X1 — protein MSGITVWAEDGGMPQEESRPTPSWSEEHCEELWDRVEGVRHKLTRILNPAKLTPYLRQCKVIDEQDEDEVLNSTQYPLRISKAGRLLDILRCQGQRGLQAFMESLEFYHPEQYTQLTGEQPTQRCSLILDEEGPEGLTQFLLLEVRKLRAQLRNSRMCERRLSQRCRVAEEERGRAERKAQELRHDRLQLERLRQDWESASRELGKLKDRHLEQSLKYSRTLEEQSKASMRERELLKQVEELKSRLTEAETHTVNAEGSSTPNRKSSLLSTGGHGCPPALPEKPTYRIQDAKTENTGAQMKDPVPSSGVIALMDILQQDRREATEQRQELCNIITRLQGEIQSTEEHRDRLQSQCEQLQLKVRTLQLDWETEQKRSMSYFNQMMELEKERDQALRSRDSMQLEYTDCLLDKNRLRKRIAELQANLEQQQRELEREREKQIEQRSPCLHCSHLSLCSEDQCYGPCCSLGLDLGLPANGTHLQLRKGPPRSQANDNSENSHSNSEENLLSSTEDNEKEINRLSTFPFPPCMNSINRRFNNEFDLDSWGSDENDNIASEQSEPSLWDSWNSLHSHLFPPDLVNLPVVHSHGRSPSSPGSPISPRMPLVSPTSSPPITPKHGRTSLADDITIIGGNQTGIFVSYVKAGSVAEQCGLKEGSELLELERVLFGGGSVVFSQCTAEVAHFSLQWWTEPSTLKHHGNQAAYAKLCSQLSLPTFTGADSFYVRVNLNIEPLGDPPSLGVSCDDIIHVTDTRYNGKYHWRCSLVDARTASPLQAGNMPNYNRAQQLLIVKLRKMSLKQKDFKKKFMKKCSGRVRLVKAVDPTGRGIGSTQQVLYTLNKRHEDHLIPYSLVQPVKVHSKRPVIFSPSLLSRGLIERLLQPVESGLQYNTCAPETIPASEKRDKRIFFLDSYAQEPALGIRLQSIQDVISQDKHCLLELGLPCVEGLLRQGIYPIVIHILPKSKKHKKLRKFFPRCGDECAMEEMCQTEELQLETLPLLYSTLEPSTWSCTEELLAAIRNVISGQQMSVAWVEPDRLQ, from the exons GCATCACAGTTTGGGCAGAGGATGGTGGCATGCCTCAGGAAGAGAGTAGACCCACCCCGTCCTGGTCAGAGGAACATTGTGAGGAGTTGTGGGATCGCGTGGAAGGAGTCCGACACAAGCTCACCCGCATCCTCAACCCGGCCAAGCTCACCCCGTATTTGCGGCAGTGCAAGGTCATTGATGAACAGGATGAAGACGAGGTGCTCAACTCCACTCAGTACCCTCTACGCATCAGTAAAGCCG GCCGTTTGCTGGACATTCTGCGTTGTCAGGGCCAACGAGGTCTTCAGGCTTTCATGGAGTCCCTGGAGTTTTACCATCCTGAGCAATACACACAGCTGACAGGAGAGCAGCCGACGCAGCGTTGCTCCCTCAtactgg ACGAGGAAGGCCCAGAGGGTCTGACTCAGTTTCTGCTGCTGGAGGTCCGAAAATTAAGAGCGCAGCTTCGAAACAGCCGGATGTGCGAACGTCGTTTGTCTCAGCGCTGCCGGGTGGCTGAAGAGGAACGTGGCCGTGCCGAACGTAAAGCTCAGGAGTTGCGTCATGACAGATTGCAGCTCGAAAG GCTTCGTCAAGACTGGGAGTCGGCCAGCCGAGAGCTGGGCAAACTGAAAGACAGACACCTGGAGCAGTCCCTGAAGTACTCCAGGACCCTGGAGGAGCAAAGCAAAGCCTCCATGCGAGAGAGAGAACTGCTCAAGCAG GTAGAGGAGCTGAAGTCCAGGTTGACGGAGGCAGAGACACACACCGTCAATGCTGAGGGAAGTTCGACTCCAAACAGAAAGAGCAGCTTGTTGTCCACTGGAGGCCATGGTTGTCCACCAGCTTTACCAGAAAAGCCGACGTATCGAATTCAGGATGCGAAAACGGAGAACACAGGAGCTCAGATGAAGGATCCAGTTCCCTCTTCTGGAGTTATA GCACTGATGGATATCCTGCAGCAGGATCGCAGAGAGGCGACAGAGCAGAGACAGGAGCTGTGCAATATCATCACCAGACTGCAGGGGGAGATACAGAGCACCGAGGAGCACAGGGACAGG CTCCAATCGCAGTGTGAGCAGCTCCAGCTGAAGGTGAGGACTCTCCAGCTGGACTGGGAGACAGAGCAGAAGAGGAGCATGTCCTACTTTAACCAGATGATGGAACTGGAAAAGGAGAGGGATCAG GCTCTGCGAAGTCGCGACAGCATGCAGCTGGAGTACACCGACTGTCTGCTGGACAAGAATCGTCTGCGTAAACGCATCGCAGAGCTGCAAGCCAACCTGGAGCAGCAACAGAGGGAGCTGGAGCGAGAGAGGGAAAAGCAAATAGAGCAGAGGAGTCCCTGTCTGCACTGT TCCCACTTGTCTCTGTGCAGCGAAGACCAATGCTACGGCCCCTGCTGCTCCCTCGGTCTGGACCTGGGCCTCCCGGCTAATGGTACCCATCTTCAGTTACGGAAG GGGCCTCCCAGAAGCCAAGCCAACGACAACTCGGAGA ATTCTCATTCCAACTCTGAGGAGAACCTGCTGTCATCA ACAGAGGACAATGAGAAGGAAATCAATCGCCTGTCAACCTTCCCATTCCCTCCTTGCATGAACTCCATCAACAGAAGGTTCAACAACGA GTTCGACTTGGACTCTTGGGGTAGCGATGAGAACGACAACATTGCAA GTGAACAAAGCGAACCTTCTCTCTGGGATTCCTGGAACTCCCTACACTCTCATCTCTTCCCGCCTGACCTGGTCAACCTGCCGGTGGTTCACTCACATGGACGCAGTCCCAGCAGTCCCGGCAGTCCCATCAGTCCCAG GATGCCACTCGTCTCCCCAACCTCGAGTCCCCCCATCACGCCCAAGCACGGAAGAACCAGCCTGGCTGATGATATCACCATCATTGGTGGAAATCAAACCGGGATCTTTGTCAGCTATGTTAAAGCTGGCTCAGTAGCAGAACAATGTGGACTGAAGGAGGGGAGTGAGCTCCTTGAG CTAGAGCGGGTTCTGTTTGGCGGTGGAAGCGTTGTATTCAGCCAGTGCACGGCCGAGGTGGCGCACTTTTCTCTCCAGTGGTGGACCGAACCTTCCACGCTCAAACACCACGGCAACCAAGCTG CGTACGCCAAGCTGTGCTCCCAGCTTTCCTTGCCGACTTTCACGGGCGCCGACTCCTTTTATGTTCGGGTCAATCTCAACATCGAGCCTCTTGGCGACCCGCCGTCTCTGGGTGTGTCATGTGACGACATTATACATGTCACGGACACGCGGTACAACGGGAAGTATCACTGGCGCTGCTCCCTGGTGGACGCTCGCACAGCCAGCCCGCTCCAGGCAGGAAACATGCCCAACTATAACAG GGCGCAGCAGCTCTTAATTGTCAAGTTACGGAAAATGTCCCTGAAGCAAAAGGACTTCAAAAAAAAG TTCATGAAGAAATGCTCCGGTCGCGTTCGACTGGTAAAAGCCGTGGACCCCACCGGCCGTGGAATTGGGTCCACACAGCAGGTTCTTTACACACTAAACAAAC GACACGAGGACCACCTGATCCCATACAGCTTAGTGCAGCCGGTGAAGGTTCACTCAAAGCGGCCTGTCATCTTCTCACCTTCTCTCCTCTCCCGCGGTCTCATTGAGAGACTTCTGCAGCCTGTAGAGTCTGGTTTGCAATACAACACCTGTGCGCCAG AGACGATACCCGCATCTGAGAAGAGAGACAAGAGAATATTTTTCTTGGACTCCTACGCTCAAGAGCCAGCGCTGGGTATACGGCTTCAATCCATCCAGGATGTCATCAGCCAG GACAAACACTGTTTGCTAGAGTTGGGGCTTCCCTGTGTGGAGGGTTTGCTGAGACAAGGGATTTACCCCATCGTCATCCACATCCTCCCGAAGAGTAAAAAACACAAGAAGCTGAG AAAGTTTTTCCCACGGTGTGGAGACGAATGTGCGATGGAGGAGATGTGCCAGACAGAGGAGTTGCAGCTGGAGACTCTGCCGCTGCTCTACTCCACCTTGGAGCCCAGCACCTGGAGCTGCACAGAAGAGCTGTTGGCGGCCATCCGCAATGTCATCAGCGGCCAGCAGATGTCAGTAGCATGGGTTGAACCGGACCGGCTGCAGTAG
- the zmp:0000000896 gene encoding caspase recruitment domain-containing protein 10 isoform X2 has product MPQEESRPTPSWSEEHCEELWDRVEGVRHKLTRILNPAKLTPYLRQCKVIDEQDEDEVLNSTQYPLRISKAGRLLDILRCQGQRGLQAFMESLEFYHPEQYTQLTGEQPTQRCSLILDEEGPEGLTQFLLLEVRKLRAQLRNSRMCERRLSQRCRVAEEERGRAERKAQELRHDRLQLERLRQDWESASRELGKLKDRHLEQSLKYSRTLEEQSKASMRERELLKQVEELKSRLTEAETHTVNAEGSSTPNRKSSLLSTGGHGCPPALPEKPTYRIQDAKTENTGAQMKDPVPSSGVIALMDILQQDRREATEQRQELCNIITRLQGEIQSTEEHRDRLQSQCEQLQLKVRTLQLDWETEQKRSMSYFNQMMELEKERDQALRSRDSMQLEYTDCLLDKNRLRKRIAELQANLEQQQRELEREREKQIEQRSPCLHCSHLSLCSEDQCYGPCCSLGLDLGLPANGTHLQLRKGPPRSQANDNSENSHSNSEENLLSSTEDNEKEINRLSTFPFPPCMNSINRRFNNEFDLDSWGSDENDNIASEQSEPSLWDSWNSLHSHLFPPDLVNLPVVHSHGRSPSSPGSPISPRMPLVSPTSSPPITPKHGRTSLADDITIIGGNQTGIFVSYVKAGSVAEQCGLKEGSELLELERVLFGGGSVVFSQCTAEVAHFSLQWWTEPSTLKHHGNQAAYAKLCSQLSLPTFTGADSFYVRVNLNIEPLGDPPSLGVSCDDIIHVTDTRYNGKYHWRCSLVDARTASPLQAGNMPNYNRAQQLLIVKLRKMSLKQKDFKKKFMKKCSGRVRLVKAVDPTGRGIGSTQQVLYTLNKRHEDHLIPYSLVQPVKVHSKRPVIFSPSLLSRGLIERLLQPVESGLQYNTCAPETIPASEKRDKRIFFLDSYAQEPALGIRLQSIQDVISQDKHCLLELGLPCVEGLLRQGIYPIVIHILPKSKKHKKLRKFFPRCGDECAMEEMCQTEELQLETLPLLYSTLEPSTWSCTEELLAAIRNVISGQQMSVAWVEPDRLQ; this is encoded by the exons ATGCCTCAGGAAGAGAGTAGACCCACCCCGTCCTGGTCAGAGGAACATTGTGAGGAGTTGTGGGATCGCGTGGAAGGAGTCCGACACAAGCTCACCCGCATCCTCAACCCGGCCAAGCTCACCCCGTATTTGCGGCAGTGCAAGGTCATTGATGAACAGGATGAAGACGAGGTGCTCAACTCCACTCAGTACCCTCTACGCATCAGTAAAGCCG GCCGTTTGCTGGACATTCTGCGTTGTCAGGGCCAACGAGGTCTTCAGGCTTTCATGGAGTCCCTGGAGTTTTACCATCCTGAGCAATACACACAGCTGACAGGAGAGCAGCCGACGCAGCGTTGCTCCCTCAtactgg ACGAGGAAGGCCCAGAGGGTCTGACTCAGTTTCTGCTGCTGGAGGTCCGAAAATTAAGAGCGCAGCTTCGAAACAGCCGGATGTGCGAACGTCGTTTGTCTCAGCGCTGCCGGGTGGCTGAAGAGGAACGTGGCCGTGCCGAACGTAAAGCTCAGGAGTTGCGTCATGACAGATTGCAGCTCGAAAG GCTTCGTCAAGACTGGGAGTCGGCCAGCCGAGAGCTGGGCAAACTGAAAGACAGACACCTGGAGCAGTCCCTGAAGTACTCCAGGACCCTGGAGGAGCAAAGCAAAGCCTCCATGCGAGAGAGAGAACTGCTCAAGCAG GTAGAGGAGCTGAAGTCCAGGTTGACGGAGGCAGAGACACACACCGTCAATGCTGAGGGAAGTTCGACTCCAAACAGAAAGAGCAGCTTGTTGTCCACTGGAGGCCATGGTTGTCCACCAGCTTTACCAGAAAAGCCGACGTATCGAATTCAGGATGCGAAAACGGAGAACACAGGAGCTCAGATGAAGGATCCAGTTCCCTCTTCTGGAGTTATA GCACTGATGGATATCCTGCAGCAGGATCGCAGAGAGGCGACAGAGCAGAGACAGGAGCTGTGCAATATCATCACCAGACTGCAGGGGGAGATACAGAGCACCGAGGAGCACAGGGACAGG CTCCAATCGCAGTGTGAGCAGCTCCAGCTGAAGGTGAGGACTCTCCAGCTGGACTGGGAGACAGAGCAGAAGAGGAGCATGTCCTACTTTAACCAGATGATGGAACTGGAAAAGGAGAGGGATCAG GCTCTGCGAAGTCGCGACAGCATGCAGCTGGAGTACACCGACTGTCTGCTGGACAAGAATCGTCTGCGTAAACGCATCGCAGAGCTGCAAGCCAACCTGGAGCAGCAACAGAGGGAGCTGGAGCGAGAGAGGGAAAAGCAAATAGAGCAGAGGAGTCCCTGTCTGCACTGT TCCCACTTGTCTCTGTGCAGCGAAGACCAATGCTACGGCCCCTGCTGCTCCCTCGGTCTGGACCTGGGCCTCCCGGCTAATGGTACCCATCTTCAGTTACGGAAG GGGCCTCCCAGAAGCCAAGCCAACGACAACTCGGAGA ATTCTCATTCCAACTCTGAGGAGAACCTGCTGTCATCA ACAGAGGACAATGAGAAGGAAATCAATCGCCTGTCAACCTTCCCATTCCCTCCTTGCATGAACTCCATCAACAGAAGGTTCAACAACGA GTTCGACTTGGACTCTTGGGGTAGCGATGAGAACGACAACATTGCAA GTGAACAAAGCGAACCTTCTCTCTGGGATTCCTGGAACTCCCTACACTCTCATCTCTTCCCGCCTGACCTGGTCAACCTGCCGGTGGTTCACTCACATGGACGCAGTCCCAGCAGTCCCGGCAGTCCCATCAGTCCCAG GATGCCACTCGTCTCCCCAACCTCGAGTCCCCCCATCACGCCCAAGCACGGAAGAACCAGCCTGGCTGATGATATCACCATCATTGGTGGAAATCAAACCGGGATCTTTGTCAGCTATGTTAAAGCTGGCTCAGTAGCAGAACAATGTGGACTGAAGGAGGGGAGTGAGCTCCTTGAG CTAGAGCGGGTTCTGTTTGGCGGTGGAAGCGTTGTATTCAGCCAGTGCACGGCCGAGGTGGCGCACTTTTCTCTCCAGTGGTGGACCGAACCTTCCACGCTCAAACACCACGGCAACCAAGCTG CGTACGCCAAGCTGTGCTCCCAGCTTTCCTTGCCGACTTTCACGGGCGCCGACTCCTTTTATGTTCGGGTCAATCTCAACATCGAGCCTCTTGGCGACCCGCCGTCTCTGGGTGTGTCATGTGACGACATTATACATGTCACGGACACGCGGTACAACGGGAAGTATCACTGGCGCTGCTCCCTGGTGGACGCTCGCACAGCCAGCCCGCTCCAGGCAGGAAACATGCCCAACTATAACAG GGCGCAGCAGCTCTTAATTGTCAAGTTACGGAAAATGTCCCTGAAGCAAAAGGACTTCAAAAAAAAG TTCATGAAGAAATGCTCCGGTCGCGTTCGACTGGTAAAAGCCGTGGACCCCACCGGCCGTGGAATTGGGTCCACACAGCAGGTTCTTTACACACTAAACAAAC GACACGAGGACCACCTGATCCCATACAGCTTAGTGCAGCCGGTGAAGGTTCACTCAAAGCGGCCTGTCATCTTCTCACCTTCTCTCCTCTCCCGCGGTCTCATTGAGAGACTTCTGCAGCCTGTAGAGTCTGGTTTGCAATACAACACCTGTGCGCCAG AGACGATACCCGCATCTGAGAAGAGAGACAAGAGAATATTTTTCTTGGACTCCTACGCTCAAGAGCCAGCGCTGGGTATACGGCTTCAATCCATCCAGGATGTCATCAGCCAG GACAAACACTGTTTGCTAGAGTTGGGGCTTCCCTGTGTGGAGGGTTTGCTGAGACAAGGGATTTACCCCATCGTCATCCACATCCTCCCGAAGAGTAAAAAACACAAGAAGCTGAG AAAGTTTTTCCCACGGTGTGGAGACGAATGTGCGATGGAGGAGATGTGCCAGACAGAGGAGTTGCAGCTGGAGACTCTGCCGCTGCTCTACTCCACCTTGGAGCCCAGCACCTGGAGCTGCACAGAAGAGCTGTTGGCGGCCATCCGCAATGTCATCAGCGGCCAGCAGATGTCAGTAGCATGGGTTGAACCGGACCGGCTGCAGTAG